A genomic region of Christiangramia sp. OXR-203 contains the following coding sequences:
- a CDS encoding DUF427 domain-containing protein, translating to MKAIWKGTVIAESSETRIVENNHYFPPEVIKDKFFKPSEFTTRCPWKGKASYYDIEVDGEKNEDAAWFYPEASHAAKPIENYVAFWKGVQVTE from the coding sequence ATGAAAGCTATCTGGAAAGGCACCGTAATTGCAGAAAGTTCTGAAACGAGGATCGTTGAGAACAATCATTACTTTCCTCCTGAAGTTATTAAAGATAAATTCTTTAAACCAAGTGAATTCACCACCCGTTGCCCATGGAAAGGCAAAGCTTCCTACTATGATATAGAGGTAGACGGTGAAAAAAATGAAGATGCAGCATGGTTCTACCCGGAGGCAAGTCACGCGGCTAAACCAATTGAGAATTATGTAGCCTTCTGGAAGGGTGTTCAGGTAACTGAATAG
- a CDS encoding isoamylase early set domain-containing protein, whose translation MPISKQYLKSKPECKITFNLPAKEADQVELVGEFNDWKPAKLKKYKNGNFKTQLNLPVDKAYEFRYLVDGQWQNDPAADAYKWNDFAGDDNSVVSV comes from the coding sequence ATGCCAATTAGCAAGCAGTACCTGAAGTCCAAACCGGAATGTAAGATCACTTTTAACCTTCCTGCGAAAGAAGCAGATCAGGTAGAATTAGTGGGTGAGTTCAATGACTGGAAACCAGCAAAATTGAAGAAGTATAAAAATGGTAATTTCAAGACTCAGCTTAATTTACCAGTAGATAAAGCATACGAATTCAGATATCTTGTAGACGGACAGTGGCAAAACGATCCAGCTGCAGATGCCTACAAGTGGAATGATTTCGCGGGAGATGATAATAGTGTGGTAAGTGTTTAG